The following are from one region of the Leeia speluncae genome:
- a CDS encoding TonB-dependent receptor, with protein sequence MMLRMTPIALALTVASFPPLLLAEETTKDSTTDITILPVVKVTATANPSTDSPAPYAGGQVATGAKLGALGNQSIMDTPFSVTSYTEQLIKDQQAKTLADVLQSDPSVRFTTSSGHAYENYRIRGFDVSANDLAINGMYGLAPSGHTPVEYIERVEVLKGPSALFSGMAPSGGVGGVINLVPKRASDTPLTQVTVGYQSDSQLSTAVDVGRRFGEDNEWGLRVNHAYSDGDTTLNGQSKKRDFLSAAIDYRGERLKASFDAYKSKESFSGGTPAMYWFATTSIPDALDASTNLFPNAYGSLTSQAAILRAEYEVNPNVTVFGGIGQMQHDYQGFINGTHARSIQANGDFTGRMVAQLGFENNLSAEAGVRSKLNTGSVGHEIVLHASELKQETGSAVNMSTFSSNIYNPTTAAMVAMPTSVSKTGETRLSSLALMDTLSFKDDLVKLTLGLRDQRVRTKTFNTSGSVTASYDKSAITPAVGLVIKPWGPSVSLYANYVEGLSKGDTVTDTAATNYNQVFSPYKTQQKETGVKWDAGSFSHTASVFEITKPTLVTIGSSSNPTYIDGGEKRVRGIEWSTFGELSRSVRLLGGVTYSKGVQTKTAYDQYNGNEAIGVPRWQGNVGVEWDTPWLAGLTLTGRVTATSSVFLDSANTMKVKGWNQVDVGGRYTTKVAGKKTVFRLNVANLFNRKYYSGSFSDSTPIATLGQARTVTLSATMDF encoded by the coding sequence ATGATGCTGCGCATGACGCCCATTGCACTGGCGTTGACAGTTGCTAGTTTTCCACCATTGTTGCTGGCGGAAGAAACCACCAAAGATTCCACCACCGATATAACAATTCTTCCTGTTGTCAAAGTAACAGCAACCGCCAATCCATCAACCGATTCGCCAGCGCCTTATGCTGGTGGCCAAGTGGCAACTGGCGCAAAACTAGGGGCATTGGGTAATCAGTCGATTATGGACACGCCATTTAGCGTGACCAGCTACACCGAACAACTGATTAAAGATCAGCAAGCCAAAACACTAGCAGATGTGTTGCAAAGTGATCCTTCTGTGCGGTTTACTACCTCTAGCGGACATGCCTATGAAAATTATCGAATTCGTGGCTTTGACGTTAGTGCAAATGATTTAGCGATTAACGGGATGTATGGTTTAGCACCATCTGGCCATACCCCTGTTGAATACATTGAAAGAGTTGAGGTATTAAAAGGGCCAAGTGCATTATTTAGTGGCATGGCTCCGAGCGGTGGGGTTGGTGGGGTGATTAATCTGGTGCCAAAACGGGCATCAGATACGCCACTGACGCAAGTAACGGTTGGTTATCAAAGTGATAGCCAACTGAGTACCGCCGTGGATGTAGGAAGGCGGTTTGGTGAAGACAATGAATGGGGTTTACGCGTTAACCATGCGTATAGTGATGGCGATACGACACTAAATGGACAGTCGAAAAAGCGTGACTTTTTATCTGCCGCCATTGATTACCGCGGTGAGCGCTTAAAAGCATCTTTCGATGCTTATAAAAGCAAAGAGTCTTTTAGCGGTGGTACCCCTGCAATGTACTGGTTTGCCACGACAAGTATTCCAGACGCACTAGATGCTAGCACCAATTTATTCCCAAATGCCTATGGTTCATTAACGAGCCAAGCGGCTATTTTGCGCGCAGAGTATGAAGTGAATCCAAATGTCACTGTATTTGGTGGCATTGGCCAAATGCAGCATGATTATCAAGGCTTTATTAACGGTACCCATGCGCGAAGTATTCAGGCAAATGGTGATTTTACCGGCCGTATGGTGGCGCAACTTGGCTTTGAAAATAATCTTTCCGCAGAGGCGGGCGTTCGTAGCAAGCTAAATACCGGTTCGGTAGGGCATGAAATTGTGCTGCACGCTTCTGAGCTGAAACAAGAAACTGGCTCTGCGGTGAACATGAGCACGTTTTCATCAAATATATACAACCCAACGACTGCAGCCATGGTCGCGATGCCAACTTCTGTGTCTAAGACGGGTGAAACTAGATTATCTAGCCTAGCCCTGATGGATACATTGTCTTTTAAAGATGATTTGGTAAAGCTAACGCTTGGTTTACGTGATCAACGAGTCAGAACAAAGACATTTAATACCTCGGGAAGTGTGACTGCTAGCTATGATAAGTCTGCCATTACACCGGCGGTAGGCTTAGTTATCAAACCATGGGGGCCTTCTGTTTCTCTTTATGCAAACTATGTGGAAGGTTTGAGTAAAGGCGATACCGTTACCGATACCGCGGCAACAAACTACAACCAAGTATTTTCGCCTTATAAGACCCAGCAAAAAGAAACTGGCGTGAAATGGGATGCCGGTAGCTTTAGCCACACCGCTAGTGTCTTCGAAATCACCAAACCGACGCTGGTGACGATTGGTAGTTCGTCAAACCCTACTTATATTGATGGTGGGGAAAAGCGCGTCAGAGGGATTGAGTGGAGCACATTTGGTGAATTAAGCCGGTCTGTCCGCCTATTAGGTGGCGTGACCTACAGTAAAGGCGTGCAAACGAAGACAGCCTATGACCAATACAATGGTAATGAGGCGATTGGTGTGCCGCGTTGGCAAGGTAATGTGGGCGTAGAGTGGGATACACCTTGGCTTGCTGGCTTAACGCTTACTGGTAGAGTAACAGCCACTAGCAGTGTTTTCTTAGATTCTGCCAATACCATGAAAGTTAAAGGATGGAATCAGGTAGATGTAGGCGGGCGTTACACTACCAAAGTAGCGGGGAAAAAAACCGTTTTCCGCTTGAATGTCGCCAATCTATTTAACCGTAAATACTATTCCGGCAGTTTTAGCGATAGCACGCCAATCGCCACGTTGGGGCAAGCGCGAACAGTTACTTTATCTGCAACCATGGACTTTTAA
- a CDS encoding alpha/beta hydrolase, with protein sequence MTRQRKILSFGVRKLMALSLLAFATGTTVFAEANWAPITLLASKQYDFTAKVNGTQYRIFASIPSTPAPSEGYPVLYVLDGNAAFPIAAFIARGIESRHEVTGITPPIIIGIGYPSAKDFDIEHRAKDYTPAATGQTIPYDHGGADAFFQFIQTELKPLVASQFAINPKKQAIFGHSFGGLFVSYACVTHPESFSTCLASSPSLWWGDQQLVKQLSAANFASQTDLPSFQITVGALEDDLPKGSYPADVIAELKKRSMILPAKAFAARLQEISSQTDRVRFEVLEKEDHGFVWLPALSRGIEFFLMQASEK encoded by the coding sequence ATGACACGCCAAAGAAAAATCCTTTCTTTTGGCGTGCGAAAGCTGATGGCGTTATCGCTATTGGCTTTCGCAACCGGGACAACGGTTTTTGCTGAAGCAAATTGGGCACCCATTACGCTTTTAGCAAGCAAACAGTATGATTTCACCGCTAAAGTGAATGGTACACAGTACCGAATTTTTGCTTCTATACCGTCAACTCCTGCGCCAAGCGAAGGTTACCCTGTTTTGTACGTCTTAGATGGCAATGCCGCATTTCCTATCGCAGCGTTTATTGCGAGAGGGATAGAGAGCCGTCATGAAGTCACAGGCATCACGCCGCCCATCATTATTGGTATTGGTTATCCTTCGGCCAAAGACTTTGATATCGAACATCGTGCCAAAGACTACACTCCCGCTGCGACCGGGCAAACCATTCCATATGATCACGGTGGTGCCGACGCATTCTTCCAATTTATACAAACAGAGCTTAAACCCTTGGTCGCAAGCCAATTTGCGATAAATCCCAAAAAACAGGCTATTTTTGGGCATTCATTCGGCGGTTTATTTGTTAGCTATGCCTGCGTCACGCACCCAGAAAGTTTTTCAACCTGCCTAGCGTCTAGTCCATCTTTATGGTGGGGAGACCAGCAACTTGTGAAGCAACTTTCCGCTGCTAACTTTGCTAGTCAAACAGATCTACCTTCCTTCCAGATTACTGTCGGGGCATTAGAGGATGACCTTCCCAAAGGAAGCTATCCGGCAGATGTCATCGCCGAATTAAAAAAACGCTCAATGATTTTGCCAGCAAAGGCATTCGCGGCCCGATTACAGGAAATCTCTTCCCAAACTGACCGGGTGCGATTTGAAGTGTTAGAGAAAGAAGATCATGGATTTGTTTGGTTACCCGCGCTTAGCCGCGGCATCGAGTTTTTTCTAATGCAGGCTTCAGAAAAATGA